The Campylobacter sp. RM10537 genome has a segment encoding these proteins:
- a CDS encoding phosphomannomutase/phosphoglucomutase gives MLDVIFREYDIRGLYGKELHEKSVKAIGFCLGQTMLQRGCKNVSVGYDARYSAKELFGYLVSGLNKAGIKVYNIGLTPTPLGYFSLYEGLKFDANIMITASHNPKEYNGFKITIGKESFFGTELKEFSKEVYKHLDDEIEDNFDAQPYDILSLYVEFMTKQFSFLKDFHYKFAIDCSNGAAGVVIEPLIKALNLKAHLMFVDPDGQFPNHNPDPTEEQNLEAVKNFLNQNEDYGLAFAFDGDADRMVALSKTHIFCGDELCYLFAKNIPNPRILGEVKCSKNLFDEVAKFGTIFMGKTGHSNIKKMMKEKDIDLAAEVSGHIFFKHRYFGYDDGIYAFLRALELVYKGFDLESMIKELPKLYTTPEIKIPVNEEEKFQIVSEFQKAVENGALEGVKSLCEIDGARIDFGYGWALLRASNTSAYLITRFEANSLEKASEIQEKVMNLFNQIKDKLKN, from the coding sequence ATGCTTGATGTAATTTTTAGAGAATATGATATACGTGGACTTTATGGAAAAGAACTTCATGAAAAAAGCGTTAAAGCAATAGGTTTTTGTTTAGGACAAACCATGCTTCAAAGAGGTTGTAAGAATGTAAGCGTGGGCTATGATGCAAGATATAGTGCTAAAGAACTTTTTGGATATCTGGTTAGTGGATTAAATAAAGCAGGTATTAAGGTTTATAATATAGGACTTACTCCAACTCCACTTGGATATTTTAGTCTCTATGAAGGATTAAAATTTGATGCAAATATTATGATTACTGCTTCACATAATCCAAAAGAATATAATGGTTTTAAAATTACTATAGGTAAAGAAAGTTTTTTTGGGACTGAATTAAAAGAATTTTCTAAAGAAGTTTATAAACATTTAGATGATGAAATAGAAGATAATTTTGATGCACAACCTTATGATATTTTAAGCCTTTATGTGGAATTTATGACTAAACAATTTAGTTTTTTAAAAGATTTTCATTATAAATTCGCTATTGATTGTAGCAATGGAGCAGCTGGAGTTGTAATAGAGCCTTTAATAAAAGCTTTAAATTTAAAAGCCCATCTTATGTTTGTCGATCCCGATGGACAGTTTCCAAATCATAATCCTGATCCAACAGAAGAACAAAATTTGGAAGCTGTGAAGAATTTTTTAAATCAAAACGAAGATTATGGACTCGCTTTTGCATTTGATGGTGATGCTGATAGAATGGTAGCTTTAAGTAAAACTCATATCTTTTGTGGAGACGAGCTTTGCTATTTATTTGCCAAAAATATTCCAAATCCTAGAATTTTAGGAGAAGTAAAATGTAGTAAAAATCTTTTTGATGAGGTTGCTAAATTTGGGACTATTTTTATGGGAAAAACTGGACATTCAAATATTAAAAAAATGATGAAAGAAAAAGATATTGATTTGGCTGCGGAAGTAAGCGGACATATATTTTTCAAGCATAGATATTTTGGATATGATGATGGAATTTATGCTTTTTTAAGAGCTTTAGAACTTGTTTATAAGGGATTTGATTTAGAAAGTATGATTAAAGAATTGCCTAAATTATATACCACGCCAGAAATTAAAATTCCAGTAAATGAAGAAGAGAAATTTCAAATTGTTAGTGAATTTCAAAAAGCAGTTGAAAATGGTGCTTTAGAGGGTGTGAAAAGTCTTTGTGAAATTGATGGAGCGAGAATAGATTTTGGCTATGGTTGGGCTTTGCTTAGGGCATCTAATACAAGTGCATATCTTATCACTCGCTTTGAAGCAAATTCTTTAGAAAAAGCAAGTGAGATTCAAGAAAAAGTTATGAATTTGTTTAATCAAATAAAAGATAAACTTAAGAATTAA
- the fliL gene encoding flagellar basal body-associated protein FliL: MDEELENEESKKKKGGMLVIIIVILLFVLLLSIMGVIAWLISSSSSDETKIKEAPKEEVKTSKTKNSIPTQRGSDYANIGPMYSLDPFTLNLLSDSGSRYLKCTIDLEQNSELLKPELDKKVAVIRDIIIRTLTSKTFEEISTQKGKERLKDELVGKINEILTDGFIKNVYFTDFVVS, from the coding sequence ATGGATGAAGAATTAGAAAACGAAGAAAGCAAAAAGAAAAAAGGTGGAATGCTTGTAATTATTATAGTTATTTTGCTTTTTGTATTACTTTTAAGTATTATGGGTGTTATTGCTTGGCTTATTTCAAGTAGCTCTAGCGATGAAACAAAAATCAAAGAAGCTCCAAAAGAAGAGGTTAAAACAAGTAAAACAAAAAATTCAATTCCAACACAGCGTGGCAGTGATTATGCTAATATAGGTCCTATGTATTCTCTTGATCCTTTTACTCTAAATTTACTTAGCGATAGTGGATCAAGATATTTAAAATGTACTATCGACTTAGAACAAAATAGTGAGCTTTTAAAACCTGAACTTGATAAAAAAGTAGCTGTAATTCGCGATATTATCATCAGAACTTTAACTTCAAAAACTTTTGAAGAAATTAGTACTCAAAAGGGAAAAGAACGCTTAAAAGATGAATTGGTAGGCAAGATAAATGAAATCTTAACTGATGGTTTTATTAAAAACGTTTATTTTACAGATTTTGTTGTGTCTTAA
- the acpS gene encoding holo-ACP synthase: MRVGCDIISIDRIEMIYQKHKKNFLDKFLNPKEQLLIKSPASLAGFWAAKEAASKALGTGISDLCGFLDIEIYKDEKNAPKLQYSKKIMEHFCIKQTSLSISHDGGFAIAIVVLI, from the coding sequence ATGCGTGTAGGTTGTGATATCATTTCTATTGATAGAATAGAAATGATTTATCAAAAGCATAAAAAGAATTTTTTAGATAAATTCCTAAACCCTAAAGAGCAGTTATTAATAAAAAGTCCTGCCAGTTTAGCAGGGTTTTGGGCAGCAAAAGAAGCTGCTAGTAAAGCTTTAGGAACTGGAATCAGTGATCTTTGTGGATTTTTAGATATAGAAATTTACAAAGATGAAAAAAATGCTCCCAAACTTCAATATTCTAAAAAAATTATGGAACACTTTTGCATCAAACAAACATCTCTTAGTATTTCTCATGATGGTGGCTTTGCTATTGCTATTGTTGTCTTAATTTAA
- a CDS encoding cytochrome P450, giving the protein MSRCPFYPKPYKNKASTFLTFLLKRRSWLDGLYERSYKMQTGYVKMPNFDLYVINDTKEVKRMMVDEVKEFPKSAFLHELLSPLLGESIFTTNGEVWKKQRELLRPSFEMTRINKVFNLMSEAVADMMERFDKYPDNSVIEVDEAMTFVTADVIFRTIMSSKLDAKKGKKILDAFVIFQEQSVHTAMRRMFHFPKWLSYVLGDRKRAKAGDIIRQILSDIIKPRYEAVGSGESGKFEDILSSLLLVVDSQTNQRFSFEEILDQVAMLFLAGHETTASSLTWTLYLLSLYPREQQKAYEEIIQILKDKAIEISHLKQFKYLTNIFKESLRLYPPVGFFAREANKDTIVRDKTIKKGSGVVIAPWLIHRHESFWQNPNEFNPSRFDEEYKKDAYLPFGAGERICIGQGFAMQEAILILANILKTYKLELEENFIPDVVGRLTIRSANGMRIKFSKRDVKGEK; this is encoded by the coding sequence ATGAGCAGATGTCCTTTCTATCCAAAACCTTATAAAAATAAGGCTTCTACATTTTTAACTTTTTTACTTAAGCGTAGATCTTGGCTTGATGGGCTTTATGAGCGTAGTTATAAAATGCAAACAGGCTATGTTAAAATGCCTAATTTTGATCTTTATGTAATCAATGATACCAAAGAAGTAAAAAGAATGATGGTTGATGAGGTGAAAGAATTTCCAAAAAGTGCTTTTTTGCACGAGCTTTTAAGTCCACTTTTAGGAGAAAGTATTTTCACAACCAATGGAGAAGTTTGGAAAAAACAACGTGAATTATTAAGACCTAGTTTTGAAATGACGCGTATTAATAAGGTTTTTAACCTTATGAGCGAGGCTGTAGCAGATATGATGGAACGTTTTGACAAATATCCAGATAATTCTGTGATTGAAGTAGATGAAGCCATGACCTTTGTTACGGCTGATGTTATTTTTCGCACTATTATGTCTTCTAAACTTGATGCAAAAAAAGGTAAAAAAATACTCGATGCTTTTGTAATTTTTCAAGAGCAAAGTGTACATACAGCTATGCGTCGTATGTTTCACTTTCCAAAATGGCTTTCTTATGTTTTAGGAGATCGCAAACGAGCAAAGGCGGGAGATATAATAAGGCAGATTTTAAGTGATATTATAAAACCTCGTTATGAAGCTGTTGGCTCGGGAGAGTCTGGGAAATTTGAGGATATTTTAAGTTCTTTACTTTTAGTGGTTGATTCGCAAACCAATCAGCGTTTTTCATTTGAAGAGATTTTAGATCAAGTGGCGATGCTTTTTTTAGCAGGCCACGAAACTACGGCTAGTTCTTTAACTTGGACGCTTTATTTACTTAGTCTTTATCCTAGAGAGCAGCAAAAAGCTTATGAAGAAATTATTCAAATTTTAAAAGATAAAGCTATTGAAATTTCACATTTAAAACAATTTAAATATTTAACTAATATTTTTAAAGAATCATTAAGACTTTATCCTCCTGTGGGATTTTTTGCAAGAGAAGCTAATAAAGATACTATTGTAAGAGATAAAACCATTAAAAAAGGATCAGGAGTTGTAATAGCACCTTGGCTTATACATCGTCATGAAAGTTTTTGGCAAAATCCTAATGAATTTAATCCTTCTCGTTTTGATGAGGAATATAAAAAAGATGCATATTTGCCTTTTGGGGCTGGAGAGAGAATTTGCATAGGACAAGGCTTTGCAATGCAAGAGGCTATTTTGATTTTAGCTAATATTTTAAAAACTTATAAATTAGAACTTGAAGAAAATTTTATCCCAGATGTCGTAGGACGTTTGACTATTAGATCAGCAAATGGAATGAGAATTAAATTTAGTAAAAGGGATGTTAAGGGTGAAAAATAG
- a CDS encoding DUF829 domain-containing protein, with product MNRDVFYIAGYDPKSYRYYYDLFKKNLKKYSDQFDIQASIGKVEHHKTFPFFKVESQNIKLKYHFLTWNDIVKKNWSESYLDALKDCYSFFRIYTITGLFIKFGKESIYQLITGYYPFFYVIFSLIFSLFIGFESFFLTKNYIHFSLSIILGFLLSFLIFHFLFKLGRKLAVFWIARICAFCANWHNKKEGLMQERIKIFSDTILQNLKQNKNNENYELILVAHSVGTIVCIEVLDFILKQNLEQKIFNKLKIITLGECIPLVSYQKKSNDFRKKLEFISQFDLKWYDYTSVIDGACFPQVDFFRTSGVNAKFKPHFLSAKFHTLYEKNEYKKIKKDKNKAHFLYLFSPSIKGSYDFFSFVLSSEFLEKEIKV from the coding sequence ATGAATAGAGATGTATTTTATATTGCAGGATATGATCCTAAAAGTTATAGGTATTATTATGATTTATTTAAAAAAAATTTAAAAAAGTATTCTGATCAGTTTGATATTCAAGCTAGTATTGGCAAGGTTGAACATCATAAAACTTTTCCTTTTTTTAAAGTTGAAAGTCAAAATATAAAGCTTAAATATCATTTTTTAACTTGGAATGATATTGTCAAAAAAAATTGGTCAGAAAGTTATTTAGATGCCTTAAAAGATTGTTATAGTTTTTTTAGAATTTATACAATTACAGGGCTTTTTATCAAATTTGGAAAAGAATCTATTTATCAATTAATTACTGGATATTACCCTTTTTTTTATGTGATTTTTTCTTTAATTTTCTCCTTATTTATAGGTTTTGAATCTTTTTTTCTTACTAAAAATTATATACATTTTTCTTTGTCAATTATTTTAGGATTTTTGCTTTCATTTTTAATTTTTCATTTTTTATTTAAACTCGGTAGGAAATTGGCTGTATTTTGGATAGCTAGAATTTGTGCTTTTTGTGCAAATTGGCACAATAAAAAAGAAGGATTGATGCAAGAGAGAATTAAAATATTTTCTGATACAATCTTGCAAAATTTAAAGCAGAATAAAAATAATGAAAATTATGAATTAATTTTAGTAGCTCATAGTGTTGGAACAATAGTTTGCATTGAGGTTTTGGATTTTATTTTAAAGCAAAATTTAGAACAAAAAATATTCAATAAATTAAAAATTATTACCTTGGGCGAGTGTATTCCTTTAGTGAGTTATCAAAAAAAATCTAATGATTTTAGAAAAAAATTAGAATTTATTTCTCAATTTGATTTAAAATGGTATGATTACACTTCAGTTATTGATGGGGCGTGTTTTCCTCAAGTTGATTTTTTTCGTACAAGTGGTGTCAATGCGAAATTTAAACCCCATTTTTTAAGTGCCAAATTTCATACTTTGTATGAAAAAAATGAATATAAAAAAATCAAAAAAGATAAAAATAAAGCACATTTTTTATATCTTTTTAGTCCAAGTATTAAGGGTAGCTATGATTTTTTTAGTTTTGTTTTATCATCTGAATTTTTAGAAAAGGAGATAAAAGTATGA
- the kpsS gene encoding capsule polysaccharide modification protein KpsS, giving the protein MEFDQKIKKEFSGKNVILLQGPVGNFFYRLAKKLKKYNAKILKINFNGGDFLFYPSGKIYKGKEEDLTQFYEKIFKQYKVQAILMYNDCRLIHKKAIDLAKKLNIDVWIFEEGYLRPYCITFEKNGVNANSLLPRNKNFYLNQKICSKKSIKEIPGGFKYMAFYAFLYWLFSFLLAPFFNNNLHHRTLYPFEFLFWFRSLYRKYFYKFTEKKLNDKIYNLKKKYFLAILQVYNDTQVKYHYKKSIEEFIEETILSFANHARAKSYLVFKHHPMDRGYKNYFKFIQMVSEKYHVEGRVLYVHDTHLPRLLKNALGCITINSTVGLSAILDSCPTKVCGKAFYDFEGLTYPKKLHFFWREAHAYRPNPVLVSQYKNYLLKTNQFNVNFYKNSLK; this is encoded by the coding sequence ATGGAATTTGATCAAAAAATAAAAAAAGAATTTAGCGGAAAAAATGTTATTCTTTTGCAAGGACCAGTAGGTAATTTTTTTTATCGCTTAGCAAAAAAACTTAAAAAATATAATGCTAAAATTCTAAAAATTAATTTTAATGGCGGGGACTTTTTATTTTATCCTAGTGGAAAAATTTATAAGGGCAAAGAAGAGGATTTAACGCAGTTTTATGAAAAAATTTTTAAGCAATATAAAGTCCAAGCTATTTTAATGTATAATGATTGTCGATTGATCCATAAAAAGGCTATAGATCTTGCTAAAAAATTAAATATCGATGTTTGGATTTTTGAAGAAGGATATTTAAGACCTTATTGCATTACTTTTGAAAAAAATGGTGTTAATGCAAATTCCTTATTACCTCGTAATAAAAATTTTTATCTTAATCAAAAAATATGCAGTAAAAAATCTATCAAAGAAATTCCTGGTGGATTTAAATATATGGCCTTTTATGCTTTTTTATATTGGCTATTCTCGTTTCTTTTGGCTCCATTTTTTAACAATAATCTTCATCATCGCACCTTATATCCTTTTGAATTTTTATTTTGGTTTAGATCTTTATATAGAAAATATTTTTATAAATTTACAGAAAAAAAACTAAACGATAAGATTTACAATCTTAAAAAGAAATATTTTTTAGCTATTTTGCAAGTTTATAATGACACTCAAGTGAAATATCATTATAAAAAAAGTATAGAAGAATTTATAGAAGAAACTATACTTTCTTTTGCAAATCATGCTAGAGCTAAGTCTTACTTGGTTTTTAAACATCATCCTATGGATAGAGGATATAAAAATTATTTTAAATTTATTCAAATGGTTAGTGAGAAATATCACGTTGAAGGAAGAGTTTTATATGTCCATGATACTCATTTGCCAAGACTTTTAAAAAATGCCTTAGGATGTATTACTATAAATTCTACTGTTGGCCTAAGTGCTATTTTAGATAGTTGTCCTACTAAAGTTTGCGGTAAGGCTTTTTATGATTTTGAAGGTTTAACCTATCCTAAGAAGCTTCATTTTTTTTGGAGAGAAGCTCACGCTTATAGACCAAATCCAGTTTTGGTATCTCAATATAAAAACTATCTTTTAAAAACCAATCAATTTAATGTAAATTTTTATAAAAATTCATTAAAGTAA
- a CDS encoding capsular polysaccharide biosynthesis protein — protein sequence MKYYSISKKLIISVKNFYSVLFFHIFSKCNKQDIFMGWGRKKSGLRAQELAQKYNAKFMLLEDGFIRSLNLGVENAPSFSLVCDDIGIYYDATKSSRLENLLNTYELNQDELNNAKRAIELLKKNKISKYNNNLDIPNNYFFQDKNRVLIIAQTANDASLQYGLTQNTSTNEIIKDAIEENPNSEIYIKIHPDVLSEKKQSDFDVHSLPKECKIISENFNPLALLKYFHKVYTKTSGMGFEALIMGCECICYGMPFYAGWGLTQDKQKCPRRVKKRSLEEVFYIAYMLYSQYFNPYLNKKSDIFDTLNTLAKYKSIEQENSSRLFMLGFTLWKRYFMKPFFKAKDNEIIFLNSLKALNKYKLTKSDKFFIWGKRVDFNELKNILIKKAQDENLSDFIPKISLVEDGFIRSISLGSDLTRPYSLIVDDKGLYIDPNQESRLESILQNEIFDEQILSRAKNIIHILKKNKFSKYNGIKHQDIKIHAKKGQKIILIPAQVEDDASMILGGFGLSTLDLIKEVRLKNQDAYIVFKPHPDVLSGNRKGLKDEKTILKYCDEIIKNCSIDSAIKICDEVHTITSTSGFDALLRFKKVFTYGMPFYAGWGLTQDKQKCLRRIRKLTLEELVAGVLIQYPRYIHPKTKNLCEIELCLDIMLKMQNDYFSKPYRKIIIDFRIFILRKIRRICEFVVLKWNLIKK from the coding sequence ATGAAGTATTATTCAATTTCAAAAAAATTAATCATTAGTGTTAAAAATTTTTATTCTGTTTTATTTTTTCATATTTTTTCAAAATGTAACAAACAAGATATTTTTATGGGCTGGGGGCGTAAAAAATCTGGTTTAAGAGCGCAAGAATTAGCTCAAAAATATAATGCAAAATTTATGCTTTTAGAAGATGGTTTTATAAGATCTTTAAATTTGGGCGTTGAAAATGCACCTAGCTTTAGCTTGGTTTGTGATGATATTGGAATTTATTATGATGCTACCAAATCTTCAAGGTTGGAAAATCTTTTAAATACTTACGAGTTAAATCAAGATGAATTAAATAATGCTAAAAGAGCTATAGAGCTTTTAAAAAAAAATAAAATTAGTAAATATAATAATAATTTAGATATTCCAAATAATTATTTTTTTCAGGATAAAAATCGTGTTTTAATCATCGCTCAAACTGCAAACGATGCATCGCTACAATATGGTTTAACACAAAATACCAGCACTAATGAAATAATAAAAGATGCTATAGAAGAAAACCCTAATAGTGAAATTTATATCAAAATTCATCCTGATGTACTAAGTGAAAAAAAACAAAGTGATTTCGATGTACATTCTTTACCTAAGGAGTGTAAGATTATAAGCGAAAATTTTAATCCTTTGGCTTTGTTAAAATATTTTCATAAGGTTTATACTAAAACTTCTGGAATGGGCTTTGAAGCTTTGATTATGGGTTGTGAGTGTATTTGTTATGGTATGCCTTTTTATGCGGGTTGGGGTTTAACGCAAGATAAACAAAAATGCCCAAGAAGGGTTAAAAAAAGAAGTCTTGAAGAGGTGTTTTATATCGCTTATATGCTTTATAGTCAGTATTTTAACCCTTATTTAAATAAAAAAAGCGATATTTTTGATACACTTAATACTTTAGCAAAATATAAAAGCATAGAACAAGAAAATTCCAGTAGATTATTTATGTTAGGATTTACTCTTTGGAAAAGGTATTTCATGAAACCTTTTTTTAAGGCTAAAGATAATGAAATAATTTTTTTAAATTCCTTAAAAGCTTTAAATAAATATAAACTAACAAAAAGTGATAAATTTTTCATTTGGGGTAAGAGAGTCGATTTTAATGAGTTAAAAAATATTCTTATAAAAAAAGCACAAGATGAAAATTTAAGCGATTTTATTCCAAAAATTTCTTTAGTAGAAGATGGTTTTATTCGTTCAATTTCTTTAGGTTCTGATCTTACACGCCCTTATTCTTTAATAGTTGATGATAAAGGGCTTTATATTGATCCAAATCAAGAGAGTCGCTTGGAAAGTATCTTGCAAAATGAAATTTTCGATGAACAAATTTTATCAAGAGCAAAAAATATTATCCACATTTTAAAAAAAAATAAATTTTCAAAATACAATGGCATTAAACATCAAGATATTAAGATTCATGCTAAAAAAGGACAAAAAATTATTCTTATTCCTGCACAAGTTGAGGATGATGCCTCAATGATTTTAGGCGGTTTTGGGTTATCGACTTTGGATTTGATTAAAGAAGTAAGATTAAAAAATCAAGATGCCTATATTGTTTTTAAACCTCATCCCGATGTTTTAAGTGGAAATCGCAAAGGCTTAAAAGATGAAAAAACCATTTTAAAATATTGCGATGAGATTATAAAAAATTGTAGCATAGATAGTGCAATAAAAATTTGTGATGAAGTACATACGATTACTTCTACTTCAGGGTTTGATGCACTTTTGCGTTTCAAAAAAGTCTTTACTTATGGTATGCCTTTTTATGCGGGTTGGGGTTTAACTCAAGATAAACAAAAATGCTTAAGGCGAATAAGAAAATTGACTCTAGAAGAGCTGGTTGCTGGTGTTTTGATACAGTATCCAAGATATATTCATCCAAAAACAAAAAACTTATGTGAAATTGAACTTTGTTTGGATATAATGCTAAAAATGCAAAATGATTATTTTTCTAAACCTTATCGAAAAATAATCATTGATTTTAGAATTTTTATATTAAGAAAAATAAGAAGAATTTGCGAATTTGTAGTGTTAAAATGGAATTTGATCAAAAAATAA
- a CDS encoding sugar phosphate nucleotidyltransferase — MRAIILAAGFGSRLMPLTQNNPKCMVKYKNQELISYEIQALKGAGIDEIAIVGGYLFDILKNFIQERFGLNHFYINENYSSTNMLYTLFCAREFLQTCIKDKQDLIVSYADIVYFKDTIELLKKAKDPLAIVIDEDWKKLWQRRFENPLEDAETLKIDKNNFIIELGKKAQNYDQIQGQYIGLFKISSDFLSSFIDFYDHLDRNALYDGKDFNNMYMTSFLQALIDHFHNAKVVRIQGNWCEIDFKSDLEIQI, encoded by the coding sequence ATGAGAGCTATTATTTTAGCGGCAGGCTTTGGATCAAGATTAATGCCTTTAACGCAAAATAATCCAAAATGTATGGTTAAGTATAAAAATCAAGAGCTTATATCTTATGAAATTCAGGCTTTAAAAGGAGCTGGGATTGATGAAATTGCTATCGTAGGTGGATATCTATTTGATATTTTAAAAAATTTTATCCAAGAGCGTTTTGGACTAAATCATTTTTATATTAATGAAAATTATTCATCAACTAATATGCTATATACTCTTTTTTGCGCTAGGGAATTTTTACAAACTTGTATTAAGGATAAACAAGATTTGATTGTTTCTTACGCAGATATTGTTTATTTTAAAGACACAATTGAACTTTTAAAAAAAGCAAAAGATCCATTAGCTATTGTTATTGATGAGGATTGGAAAAAACTTTGGCAAAGAAGATTTGAAAATCCTCTTGAAGATGCAGAAACATTAAAAATAGATAAAAATAATTTTATAATAGAATTGGGTAAAAAAGCACAAAATTATGATCAAATTCAAGGACAGTATATCGGTCTTTTTAAAATAAGCTCTGATTTTTTATCATCTTTTATTGATTTTTATGATCATTTAGATAGAAATGCTTTATATGATGGAAAAGATTTTAATAATATGTATATGACAAGTTTTTTACAAGCTTTAATTGATCATTTTCATAATGCTAAAGTTGTAAGAATCCAAGGAAATTGGTGCGAGATTGATTTTAAAAGTGATCTAGAAATTCAAATTTAG
- a CDS encoding gamma-glutamyl-CDP-amidate hydrolase — translation MFIGITQRLICNQNYFEEREALALDWGRLFNLNLFSGFLPLPLSYEIDFNIYEKHLNAVILSGGNDLSIYDHSVLSQKRDAYERKIIEYCLKTNTPLLGICRGAQMIAHYFGSSLNSCINHIGHHEIIFDDVNYMVNSFHNYAIVNLGEDLISLAKANDESIEAFKHKDKNIYGIMWHIERENGLENISILKKWLDLIKEKK, via the coding sequence TTGTTTATAGGGATCACTCAAAGACTTATTTGCAATCAAAACTATTTTGAGGAAAGGGAAGCATTAGCTTTAGATTGGGGAAGGCTTTTTAATTTAAATTTATTTTCGGGATTTTTACCTTTGCCTTTAAGTTATGAAATTGATTTTAATATCTATGAAAAACATCTTAATGCTGTGATTTTAAGTGGAGGAAATGATTTAAGTATTTACGATCATAGTGTTTTATCTCAAAAAAGAGATGCTTATGAGAGGAAAATTATTGAGTATTGTCTAAAAACAAATACACCGCTTTTAGGAATTTGTAGAGGAGCACAAATGATCGCACATTATTTTGGCTCTTCTTTAAATTCTTGTATAAATCATATAGGACATCATGAAATTATTTTTGATGATGTAAATTACATGGTTAATTCTTTTCATAATTATGCTATTGTGAATTTAGGAGAAGATTTGATAAGTTTAGCTAAAGCAAACGATGAAAGTATAGAAGCTTTTAAACACAAAGATAAAAATATTTATGGAATAATGTGGCATATAGAAAGAGAAAATGGGCTTGAAAATATAAGTATTTTAAAAAAATGGCTTGATCTTATAAAGGAGAAAAAATGA